One stretch of Variovorax sp. TBS-050B DNA includes these proteins:
- a CDS encoding phosphatidate cytidylyltransferase has translation MLKQRIITAVVLLAILLPALFYPSYVPFACVMLVLIGAAAWEWGRLNGYGQRLSVFLGAETIALCALSWWLGLLDRSLLPIWLVASACWVLGGAALLRVAVPGWPRIPRGVRLVGGLLALWVAWLAAVQARMVGINFLLSILVLVWVADVFAYFAGRALGLKFTRGKLAPAISPGKSWEGVWGGMAGVVVLAFAWVWADRAAGAAVASLHTRLYDRGWWLLLLGVVFLSAMSVVGDLVESLIKRSAGAKDSSNLLPGHGGVLDRVDALLPVLPIAMMLASL, from the coding sequence ATGCTCAAACAACGCATCATCACGGCGGTCGTGCTGCTGGCCATCCTGCTGCCGGCGCTCTTCTACCCCTCCTACGTTCCCTTCGCATGCGTGATGCTGGTGCTGATCGGCGCCGCCGCATGGGAATGGGGACGGCTCAACGGCTACGGGCAGCGGCTGTCCGTCTTTCTGGGCGCCGAGACCATCGCGCTTTGCGCGCTGTCGTGGTGGCTCGGGCTGCTCGACCGCTCGCTGCTGCCGATCTGGCTCGTGGCGAGCGCATGCTGGGTGCTGGGCGGGGCCGCGCTGCTGCGCGTGGCGGTGCCCGGTTGGCCGCGCATTCCGCGCGGCGTGCGCCTCGTCGGCGGCCTGCTGGCGCTCTGGGTGGCCTGGCTCGCGGCCGTGCAGGCGCGCATGGTCGGCATCAACTTCCTGCTGTCGATCCTGGTGCTGGTCTGGGTGGCGGATGTTTTCGCCTATTTCGCCGGCCGGGCGCTGGGCCTCAAGTTCACGCGCGGCAAGCTCGCCCCCGCCATCAGCCCGGGCAAGAGCTGGGAAGGCGTCTGGGGCGGCATGGCCGGCGTGGTGGTGCTGGCCTTCGCCTGGGTGTGGGCCGACAGGGCTGCCGGCGCGGCCGTTGCCAGCCTCCACACGCGGCTCTACGACCGCGGCTGGTGGCTGCTTCTGCTCGGCGTGGTGTTTCTTTCGGCGATGAGCGTCGTCGGCGACCTGGTCGAATCGCTCATCAAGCGCAGCGCCGGCGCCAAGGACAGCAGCAACCTGCTGCCGGGTCACGGCGGCGTGCTCGACCGCGTGGATGCCCTCTTGCCGGTGCTGCCCATTGCCATGATGCTGGCTTCCTTGTGA
- the uppS gene encoding polyprenyl diphosphate synthase — protein MASPSPQIPRHIAIVMDGNGRWATRRFLPRVAGHKQGVESLRRCVTACVDRGVGILTVFAFSSENWNRPAEEVSGLMELMVGALAREVPKLSRDGVRLHFVGERAGLSKKMVQGLVDAETATAQNTKLILNVCFNYGGRWDIARAAARLAAEGEALTEANLDRAMALAHVPDPDLLIRTGGEQRLSNFLLWQSAYAELFFSDKLWPEFDEAALDAGIAAYQARERRFGKTSAQVTAGNQPSQDRQMA, from the coding sequence ATGGCTTCCCCTTCGCCGCAGATTCCCCGCCACATTGCCATCGTCATGGATGGCAACGGACGCTGGGCCACGCGGCGGTTCCTGCCCCGCGTGGCAGGCCACAAGCAGGGCGTCGAGTCGCTGCGCCGATGCGTGACCGCCTGCGTGGACCGCGGCGTCGGCATCCTCACCGTGTTCGCGTTCTCGTCGGAGAACTGGAACCGGCCCGCCGAAGAGGTGTCGGGACTGATGGAGCTGATGGTCGGCGCCCTCGCGCGCGAGGTGCCCAAGCTCAGCCGCGACGGCGTGCGCCTGCATTTCGTCGGCGAGCGCGCGGGACTCTCCAAGAAGATGGTGCAGGGCCTCGTCGACGCCGAGACCGCCACCGCGCAGAACACCAAGCTGATCCTCAACGTCTGCTTCAACTACGGCGGCCGGTGGGACATCGCGCGGGCCGCCGCCCGGCTTGCGGCAGAGGGCGAGGCGCTCACCGAAGCCAATCTCGACCGCGCCATGGCCCTGGCGCATGTGCCCGATCCCGACCTGCTGATCCGCACGGGCGGCGAGCAGCGCCTGTCGAACTTCCTGCTGTGGCAGAGCGCCTATGCGGAGCTGTTCTTCAGCGACAAGCTCTGGCCCGAGTTCGACGAGGCCGCGCTCGATGCCGGCATCGCCGCCTACCAGGCGCGCGAGCGCCGCTTCGGCAAGACCTCCGCGCAGGTCACCGCCGGCAACCAACCCTCCCAAGACCGCCAGATGGCCTGA
- the frr gene encoding ribosome recycling factor — protein MTTPTIADIRNATDSKMNQSLAAFQNNLTKIRTGRANPALLDSIHVEYYGSQVPLSQVANVSVLDSRTISVQPWEKGMGAKIEKAIRESDLGLNPASMGDLIRVPLPAMSEERRREMTKLVRNEGENAKIATRNLRRDANESVKKLVKEKLASEDDQKRAEAEIQKVTDRHIAEIDRLVAAKEAEIMAV, from the coding sequence ATGACCACCCCGACCATTGCCGACATCCGCAATGCGACCGACAGCAAGATGAACCAGTCGCTCGCAGCGTTCCAGAACAACCTCACGAAGATCCGCACCGGCCGCGCGAATCCTGCGCTGCTCGACTCGATCCACGTCGAGTACTACGGCTCGCAGGTGCCGCTGAGCCAGGTGGCCAACGTGTCGGTGCTCGATTCGCGCACGATCAGCGTTCAGCCTTGGGAAAAGGGCATGGGCGCCAAGATCGAGAAGGCCATCCGCGAAAGCGACCTGGGCCTGAACCCCGCGTCGATGGGCGACCTGATCCGCGTGCCGCTGCCCGCCATGAGCGAGGAGCGCCGCCGCGAGATGACCAAGCTGGTGCGCAACGAAGGCGAGAACGCCAAGATCGCCACGCGCAACCTGCGCCGCGACGCGAACGAATCGGTCAAGAAGCTGGTCAAGGAGAAGCTCGCTTCCGAAGACGATCAGAAGCGCGCCGAAGCCGAGATCCAGAAGGTCACCGACCGCCACATCGCGGAGATCGACCGCCTGGTCGCGGCCAAGGAAGCGGAGATCATGGCCGTTTGA
- the ispC gene encoding 1-deoxy-D-xylulose-5-phosphate reductoisomerase has translation MSKQRVTVLGSTGSVGVSTLDVISRHPERFEVFALSAATKVDEMLAQCARFLPRFAVMASAPHAALLAEKIDQNRLPTRVLSGAAAIEEIAAHDEVDAVMAAIVGAAGLGPCLAAARAGKRLLLANKEALVVGGELFMRTVHEGGATLLPIDSEHSAIFQSLPEDPSTWARRIDKIILTASGGPFRTRAPETLASVTPEQACAHPNWVMGRKISVDSATMMNKALEVIEARHLFGVLPEQIEVVIHPQSVVHSMVQFTDASVIAQLGTPDMRVPIAVGLAWPERIESGAGRLDFRQMAALSFDAPDAALFPGLGLAWHALRAAPGTTAVLNAANEVAVEAFLDRRLRFDRIHAVNMETLEAVAPSKPASLADLLALDASARAAANAAALRFAA, from the coding sequence ATGTCCAAACAACGCGTCACGGTGCTGGGCTCGACCGGCTCGGTCGGCGTCAGCACGCTCGACGTCATTTCGCGCCACCCCGAGCGTTTCGAGGTCTTCGCGCTTTCCGCGGCCACCAAGGTCGACGAGATGCTGGCGCAGTGCGCCCGCTTCCTGCCGCGCTTCGCCGTCATGGCGAGCGCGCCGCATGCGGCGCTGCTGGCTGAGAAGATCGACCAGAACCGCCTGCCGACGCGGGTGCTGAGCGGCGCGGCGGCCATCGAGGAGATCGCCGCGCACGACGAGGTCGATGCCGTCATGGCCGCGATCGTCGGTGCCGCGGGCCTCGGGCCCTGCCTCGCGGCCGCGCGTGCCGGCAAGCGACTGCTGCTGGCCAACAAGGAAGCGCTGGTCGTCGGCGGCGAGCTCTTCATGCGCACCGTGCACGAAGGCGGCGCCACGCTGCTGCCGATCGACAGCGAGCATTCGGCGATCTTCCAGTCGCTGCCGGAAGACCCCTCGACCTGGGCCCGGCGCATCGACAAGATCATCCTGACGGCGTCGGGCGGGCCCTTCCGCACCCGCGCGCCGGAGACGCTGGCGTCGGTCACGCCCGAGCAGGCCTGCGCCCATCCGAACTGGGTCATGGGCCGCAAGATCTCGGTCGACTCGGCCACCATGATGAACAAGGCGCTCGAGGTCATCGAGGCGCGCCATCTGTTCGGCGTGCTGCCGGAGCAGATCGAGGTGGTGATCCATCCGCAGAGCGTGGTGCATTCGATGGTGCAGTTCACCGACGCCTCGGTCATCGCCCAGCTCGGCACCCCCGACATGCGCGTGCCGATCGCCGTCGGCCTGGCCTGGCCCGAGCGCATCGAGAGCGGGGCGGGGCGGCTCGACTTCCGCCAGATGGCGGCGCTGAGCTTCGACGCCCCCGATGCGGCGCTGTTCCCCGGCCTGGGCCTGGCGTGGCACGCGCTGCGCGCCGCCCCGGGAACCACCGCGGTGCTGAATGCCGCCAACGAGGTCGCCGTCGAGGCCTTTCTCGACCGGCGGCTGCGCTTCGACCGCATTCATGCGGTCAACATGGAAACTTTGGAGGCCGTGGCTCCCTCCAAGCCCGCATCGCTGGCCGACCTGCTGGCGCTCGATGCCAGCGCCCGGGCGGCGGCCAATGCCGCGGCGCTGCGCTTCGCCGCCTGA